The segment CGACATCTTCTACGCGCCGGAGATGCCGTACACCCTCGGCCTGCTCTCCTCCCTGCCCCGCCTCGACCGGCCCTCGAGCCGGCTCGACCCGATCGCCGGGCAGCCGCCCTCGCTCATCCGGCTCCCGAAGGGGTGTGTCTTCCGGCCGCGGTGCACCTATTACGACCAGGTGCCGGACAATCGCTGCGGCACCGAACGACCTGAGCTGCTGCCCACCTCTCCGGAGCACCTCGTGCGCTGCCACCTGACCCCTGCCCAGCGCCGCCGGATCGCGGACGAGGCCCTGGCGGCGCACACGGGAGCGACCCCGTGACCACCGCGACAGACCCCCTGCTCCGGGTCACCGACCTGAAGACCTGGTTCCCGATCACCGCCGGAGTGTTCAAGAAGCACATCGGAGACGTCAAGGCGGTCAACGGCGTCAGCCTCACCGTCGATCCGGGCGAGACAGTGGGGCTGGTCGGTGAGAGCGGTTGCGGCAAGAGCACCGCCGGTCGCTCGATGCTCAAGCTGATCGAGCCCACCGGAGGCACGGTCGAGTTCGACGGCCAGGACATCACCGCGCTCTCCCGCAAGGACATGGTCCCTCTGCGGCGCGAGATGCAGATGATCTTCCAGGACCCGTACTCGTCGCTGAACCCGCGGCACACCGTCGGCGGGATCATCGCGGCCCCATTCATCATCCAGGGCATCAAGCCCGAGGGGGGCATCAAGAAGGCCGTCCAGGACCTGATGAGCCGGGTGGGCCTGAACCCAGAGCACTACAACCGCTACCCCAACGAGTTCTCCGGTGGTCAGCGCCAGCGGATCGGCATCGCCCGAGCGGTGGCGCTACAGCCGAGGCTCATCGTCTGCGACGAGCCGGTCTCCGCTCTCGACGTCTCGATCCAGGCCCAGGTCATCAACCTGCTCGAGGACCTGCAGGACGAGTACGGGCTGGCGTACGTGTTCATCGCCCACGACCTGTCCGTGGTCCGCCACATCGCCGACCGGGTCATGGTCATGTACCTCGGCAAGCTGGTCGAGGTCGCCGACTCCGAGGAGCTCTACCGCTCACCTCGTCACCCGTACAGCGTGGCCCTGCTCTCCGCGGTCCCGGTGCCCGACCCGATCCGGGAGGCGGCCCGGGAGCGGATCCTGCTCACGGGCGACCTGCCGAGCCCGAGCGACCCGCCGTCCGGGTGCGTCTTCCGGACGCGCTGCTGGAAGGCCCAGGAGATCTGCGCCACGGAGGAGCCGCCGCTGCGCGAGCTGGCCTCGCGTCACCAGGTCGCCTGCCACTTCCCGGAGCAGCCGGACCGCGGCGAGTCCATCGTCGCGCCGGGCGTCGCCGCCGCCGACGCCTGAGAAGCAGCCCTAGCGGACCCCGAGCGCGTCCTTCAGGAAGCTCACCTGCAGCAGGAGCAGGTTCTCGGACACGACCTCCTGCGGGGTGAGGTGGGTGATGCCGGACAGCGGCAGCACCTGGTGCGGTCGTCCCGCGGCGAGCAGCGCGCTGGAGAGCCGCAGCGTGTGGGCCGGCAGCACGTTGTCGTCGGCCAGGCCGTGGATCACCATCAGCGGGCGGCGCAGCTCGGCGGCGAGGTCGAGCAGGGAGCTGCGCGCGTATGCCTCCGGGTTCTCCTGCGGCAGACCGAGGTAGCGCTCGGTGTACGCCGTGTCGTAGAGCGTCCACTCGGTCACCGGCGCGCCCGCGACGGCGGCGTGGAAGACGTCAGGACGGCGCAGGACGGCCAGGGCGGCCAGGTACCCGCCGAAGGACCAGCCGCGGATGCCCACGCGACCGAGGTCCAGCGCACCCGGGTACGCCTTCGCGGCGGCCTCCAGTGCAGCGACCTGCCCCTCCAGGGCCGGGGTGGCCAGGTCGAGGCGGACCGCCCGCTCCCATGACGGCGATCCGGGCGCCCCGGGGCCATCCCCGATGACGACCGCGAAACCCTGGTCGGCGAACCACTGGTCCTCGAGGTAGGCCCGCCCGGCGTAGGTGACTTCCGCGTGGTGCGGGCCCCCGTAGGGGGCCATGAGGACCGGCAACGGAGCGTCCTCGGCGTTCCAGCCGGTGGGCAGCAGCACGGCAGTGCGCACCCGGTCGCCGGGGACGAACGCCGGTGCCGCCTGAATCGGCGGCTCCGCGGCGAGGACCCGTGGCGCCTCGAGCGTGGAGCCGTCGGCTCGCATCACCGCGAAGTGCGGTGCAGGGGAGTCGATGGTCTCGCTGCGTACGACCGTGGTGCCCCCGGCTCGCCTGGCCGCGGACATGCCCGAGCCCAGGCCGGTGAGGCTGCCGTCGCGGCCGAGCAGGTACGCGCGCCGCTCCACCGGGTCCTCACCGGCGAGCAGCAGGACCGCGTCGTCGGCCACGTCGAGGACGGCGCGGACCTGCAAGGCCTCGGGGGTCAGGGCCTCGCCGTCGGCGAAGAGCCGATAGCTGTCGGCCTGCACCTCGACCGTGAGGACTCGCTCGCCCCACCAGCACGGAGTCCCCGGGACGACATCCACCCACGACGGGTCGGTGATCTCGAGCTGCTCCTTGGGCGCTGCCGGGTCCTCGACCGACAGGACCAGCTGCCGCTGCTGGCGGCGATCCATCAGCGAGACCAGCGCCGGTCGGGCCGGTGTCCACGACACGCCGACGAGGTAGGGCAGGGCCTCGTGGTCCCACGGCACCTCGGTGCGTCCCCCGTCGAGCGCGACGTACCACAGGGCCACCTCTGCGTTGGCGGTCCCGGCCGCGGGGTAGCGGTGCTCGTGCGGGCGCTGGTCGGGGTTGGCCGGGTCGGCGATCCAGAACGTCCGCACCGGGCGCTCGTCGACCTGCGCCACCAGCAGGCCGGTGGACTCCGGGGACCACCACATGCCATGGAAGCGGTCGAGCTCCTCGGCCGCGACGAACTCGGCGAGCCCCCAGGACTCCTCCTCCGACGCCGGGGCGCACAGGGTCCGCGCCTCGTCCCCGTCGATGCTGACGACGTGGACCGTGCGGCGCGCCACGTACGCGACCCACTGGCCGTCCGGGGAGACCTGCGGGTCCGCGACCGGGGTCTCCGCCGGGATCTCCCGCACCCCCGCGTCGCCCACCAGGTCCGCGACGAACAGCCGCGAGGAGAGCGCGAAGACCGCTCGGGTGGCCGCGGCGTCGGTGCTGTACGCCGTCACGCCTGCCCCGACCTCGCGGGAGCGCTCGCGCCGCGCGCGCTCGTCGTCGCTCAGATGCTCCTCGCCCTGGGCGAGCAGGGCCGCGGGGTCGGCGACGAGGCGCTCCTCCCCCGACGCGACGTCGAGGACCCACAGGCGGCCCACCCGGTCGACGCCGGAGGTGCTGCGCACGAACGTCACGCGCGCGCCGTCCGGGGAGATGGTGATCCCACGGGGGACGCCGAGGGTGAAGCGCATCGTGCGGGCGAGCAGGCGCGGGAAGCTGGGCGAGTCGTTGGTCACGCACCGATCCTGCCAGTCGCGCGCCGCTCCGGTGACTGTCGTAGCGTGCGGCCATGACCGATGTCCTGGCCGCACGCCGCGCGATCTTCGTGCATGCGCACCCCGACGACGAGTCGATCGCCAACGGAGCGACGATGGCCCGCTACGCCGCGGAGGGAGTGCACGTCACTCTCGTGACCTGCACCCGGGGCGAGGAGGGCGAGGTCCTCGTGCCCGCTCTCGAGCACCTCGCCGCCCAGCACACCGACGAGCTGGGCGCCCACCGGGAGCAGGAGCTCGCCGCGGCGATGGCCGAGCTCGGGGTCGAGGACCACCGCTTCCTCGGCGGAGCCGGTCGCTACCGTGACAGCGGGATGATGGGTGAGCCGACCAACTCACGCCCCGACTGCTTCTGGCAGGCCGACGTCGACGAGGCGGCGGGTCACCTGGTGGCGGTGCTTCGCGAGGTACGTCCCCAGGTCCTGGCGACGTACAACGCCAACGGTGGCTATGGGCACCCGGACCACATCCAGGCCCACCGGGTGGCGATGCGGGCGGTGGAGCTCAGCGCCGATCCGACGTACCGTCCCGAGCTCGGCGAGGCGTGGCTGGTGGCCAAGGTCTACGAGAGCGCCCTGCCCCGCTCGTACATGGAGCGCGGGCTGGAGGCGATGAAGGCCAGCGGGACGGACTTCTTCGGGGTCGACTCCGTCGACGACTTCCCGTTCGTTGATCCCGACGAGTCGGTGACCACGCGAGTGGACGCCCGGGCGTACGAGCCGGTGAAGATGCGCGCGCTCGCCGCGCACGCGACCCAGGTCACCGTCGACGGCCCGTTCTTCGCCCTGTCCAACAACGTCGGGCAGGAGGCGTGGGGCTATGAGTTCTACCGGCTCGTCCAGGGGCGGACCGCGGCTCCCTTCGACGAGGACGGGCGCGAGGACGGGCTCTTCAACGGCCTGGAGTGACGGCCGCAGGCCGGCCCGCCCTTGATCCGCCGAACGGGTGAACGGGGCAGACACCCCCCACCGGTCGGGAAAGACTCGGGGTTCGGACCCTGTGGAGGGAGGCGATCCGGTGGCGAGCGAGGCATCCGGCCTGCACGTCCTCGATGCGGCCAAGGCGGACGTCGGCCGCACCCGGGAGCGGGCCCGGCAGCGCCGGCTGACGCGGCTCGCGCTCTGGCTCGGCGTCCCGACGCTGTTCCTCTGGTACCGCCTCGCGGACCGCCGGCCCTTCAACGTGCTCGCGATGCCATCGGTCCCGATCAACGTCCTGGTCTACCTGCTCTTCTTCGGCGCCCTCGGCGCGGTGGCGCTGGTCCCGATGCTCATGGCGCGGCGCTCCCCGCACGTGACGTTCAGCCCGGAACAGATCGACATCAGGCTCAGCGACGTGGTCGGGATCGAGCCGGTCAAGGAGGAGGTGGTCCGCTCCCTCAACCTCTTCCTGGCGCACAAGCAGTTCGCCGACACGATGGGCGGCACGCCGCGGCGCGGCCTGCTCTTCGAGGGCGCTCCGGGAACCGGCAAGACCCACCTTGCCAAGGCGATGGCCCGCGAGGCGGGGGTGCCCTTCCTGTTCGTCTCCGGCACGTCCTTCCAGAACATGTACTACGGCGCGACCGCGTGGAAGATCCGGGCCTACTTCAAGGCCCTGCGCAAGGCGGCGCGCACCGAGGGCGGTGCGATCGGCTTCATCGAGGAGATCGACGCCATCGCGGTCGCCCGCGGTGGGCTGGGGGCCACGGCGATGCCCGACGTCGCCCGCATGGTCTCCTGCTGCGGAGGGCTCGAGGGGCTGCCGAGCCTGTACGGTCAGCCGGCCACGACCGTTCACCCCAACATCACCAGCGAGGGCGTCGGCGGCGTCGTGAACGAGCTGCTGGTGCAGATGCAGTCCTTCGACACGCCAACCGGGTGGCAGCGCCTGCGCGCGTGGGGGGTCGACCACGTCAACCCGCTGCTTCCGGCCTCGCGCCAGCTGCACAAGCCGAAGCCGAGTCCCACGAACGTGCTGATCATCGCGGCGACCAACCGGGCTGACAACCTCGACCCCGCCCTGCTGCGTCCCGGACGCTTCGACCGCCGACTCACCTTCGAGCCCCCGGACAAGGCCGGCCGTCGCGAGCTCGTCGACTTCTTCCTCGCCCGCAAGGCGCACCACCTGGAGCTGGACGAGGACGAGCAGCGTGACCAGCTGGCGAGCGTGACCCAGGGCTACACGCCGGTGATGATCGAGCACGTCTTCGACGAGGCGCTGGTCAACGCGATGCGGCGCGGCGACGAGATGATGAACCGCCGAGACGTCGAGCGGGCACGCCTCGTCGAGGAGGTCGGCATGGGCCAGCCCGTGGCCTACACCGACCACGAGGCGCGCCTCATCGCCACCCACGAGTCCGGACACGCCACGGTCGCGTGGCTCGTGGCGCCGTACCGGCGCCTGGAGGTCCTGACCATCATCAAGCGGCGCTCGGCGCTGGGGATGCTGGCGCACGGGGACGCGGCCGACGTCTACACGCGCTCCCGGTCGGAGCTTGTGCACCTCATCCAGATCGCCATGGGGGGCCAGTGCGCGGAGGAGATCTTCTTCGGCGACGTCTCCACCGGCCCGGGCGGGGACCTGCTCTATGCGACGAACGTCGCGGCGCAGATGGTCGGCGCGGCGGGCATGACCGACACCCTGGTGTCCCTCGGCGCGGTCCAGGGGTCCGCCTTCAACGACACCAACCTCGTGGGCAGGGTGCTCGCCGACGCTGACGGCCGCCGCCGCGTCGAGGACCTGCTCCAGCAGCAGAAGATGGTCGCGTCGAGCCTGCTGAACGCGAACAAGCACCTCGTGGAGGCGCTGCGCGACGCGCTGCTGGAGCGCCACGAGCTCGTGGGGCGCGAGATCACCGCCGTGCTCGAGGCCGCGCGCGACGCGCACGAGCGCCGCGGGTCGAGCACCATGGCAGGCCTCATCGACCTCCGTGACGCGGCACCTGCGCAGCCCGCCTCCGTCGCCCCCGCCCCGCCGGCCGCTGAGTCCGAATGAACGCGGCGTTCCTCCAATAGGTCCGGAGCAACGTCGCGTTCAGTCGAAGACATCGGGCGGCGGGGGACCACCCGAACGGCCTACAGGAGCGCGCCCGAGCCGCCGATGACCTGCACGTGCAGGAAGCCGCGACCGTCTCAGACCGCGAGCCGGGGGATCCCGGCGAGCCGGTCGAGGTCGTCCCCGACGCGATCGTGGTGCGCCTGGGAGTCGCCCGGTACGCCGTCCCGATGGCCGACGTCGCCGAGGTGGTGCCGGTGCCGGCCGTCACGCGGGTCCCTGGGATGCCCACCTGGCTCGCCGGGGTCGTCAACTGGCGCGGGCACGTGCTGCCGGTCCTCGACCTGCGCCCGGTGCTCGGCGAGCCGACCAGCCCGCTGCCGACGAGCGCGCGCGTCGTCGTCCTCACCCGCGACGGGATCGAGGCCGGCCTGCTCGTCGAGCTGATCACCGGACTTCTGACGCCCTCCCAGGCCGCCGCGCTCCCCACCCCCTCGACTGCCTCCACGGGCGCCGTCGAGCTCGTCCATGGCGTCGTGGACTCGGGCGGCCCGGTCTCCCTGCTCGACGCCGAAGCCGTCCTCGACCTCCGCCGTTCCCTGCCGTCGACCCGACGCAGCTGACCAGCCCAGGAACCGACATGACCGCAGTCGAGAAGAGCCCCGAGCCCACGCACCGCCGCTTCACCGCGATGATCATGCGCGAGGCGGCCGCCGTCGAGAGCCCGCGCCGGCTGTTCCTCACCACGAGCGGCGTGCTCGCGGTGCAGCTGCTCGTCACCGCCGTCGCCCTGGCCCTCGGGACGGCCGGTAGCCGCGGGCTCTACGTCACGTTGGGCATTGGGGTCGTCCTCGTGCTCGCCGGCTTCGTCCTGGCCGCCGTGTACACCGGAGAGGGCACCGTCCCCCCGATCCCGCTGCGCATGCTGGTCGT is part of the Actinomycetes bacterium genome and harbors:
- a CDS encoding dipeptide ABC transporter ATP-binding protein; the encoded protein is MTTATDPLLRVTDLKTWFPITAGVFKKHIGDVKAVNGVSLTVDPGETVGLVGESGCGKSTAGRSMLKLIEPTGGTVEFDGQDITALSRKDMVPLRREMQMIFQDPYSSLNPRHTVGGIIAAPFIIQGIKPEGGIKKAVQDLMSRVGLNPEHYNRYPNEFSGGQRQRIGIARAVALQPRLIVCDEPVSALDVSIQAQVINLLEDLQDEYGLAYVFIAHDLSVVRHIADRVMVMYLGKLVEVADSEELYRSPRHPYSVALLSAVPVPDPIREAARERILLTGDLPSPSDPPSGCVFRTRCWKAQEICATEEPPLRELASRHQVACHFPEQPDRGESIVAPGVAAADA
- a CDS encoding prolyl oligopeptidase family serine peptidase, which translates into the protein MTNDSPSFPRLLARTMRFTLGVPRGITISPDGARVTFVRSTSGVDRVGRLWVLDVASGEERLVADPAALLAQGEEHLSDDERARRERSREVGAGVTAYSTDAAATRAVFALSSRLFVADLVGDAGVREIPAETPVADPQVSPDGQWVAYVARRTVHVVSIDGDEARTLCAPASEEESWGLAEFVAAEELDRFHGMWWSPESTGLLVAQVDERPVRTFWIADPANPDQRPHEHRYPAAGTANAEVALWYVALDGGRTEVPWDHEALPYLVGVSWTPARPALVSLMDRRQQRQLVLSVEDPAAPKEQLEITDPSWVDVVPGTPCWWGERVLTVEVQADSYRLFADGEALTPEALQVRAVLDVADDAVLLLAGEDPVERRAYLLGRDGSLTGLGSGMSAARRAGGTTVVRSETIDSPAPHFAVMRADGSTLEAPRVLAAEPPIQAAPAFVPGDRVRTAVLLPTGWNAEDAPLPVLMAPYGGPHHAEVTYAGRAYLEDQWFADQGFAVVIGDGPGAPGSPSWERAVRLDLATPALEGQVAALEAAAKAYPGALDLGRVGIRGWSFGGYLAALAVLRRPDVFHAAVAGAPVTEWTLYDTAYTERYLGLPQENPEAYARSSLLDLAAELRRPLMVIHGLADDNVLPAHTLRLSSALLAAGRPHQVLPLSGITHLTPQEVVSENLLLLQVSFLKDALGVR
- the mshB gene encoding N-acetyl-1-D-myo-inositol-2-amino-2-deoxy-alpha-D-glucopyranoside deacetylase codes for the protein MTDVLAARRAIFVHAHPDDESIANGATMARYAAEGVHVTLVTCTRGEEGEVLVPALEHLAAQHTDELGAHREQELAAAMAELGVEDHRFLGGAGRYRDSGMMGEPTNSRPDCFWQADVDEAAGHLVAVLREVRPQVLATYNANGGYGHPDHIQAHRVAMRAVELSADPTYRPELGEAWLVAKVYESALPRSYMERGLEAMKASGTDFFGVDSVDDFPFVDPDESVTTRVDARAYEPVKMRALAAHATQVTVDGPFFALSNNVGQEAWGYEFYRLVQGRTAAPFDEDGREDGLFNGLE
- a CDS encoding AAA family ATPase, producing the protein MASEASGLHVLDAAKADVGRTRERARQRRLTRLALWLGVPTLFLWYRLADRRPFNVLAMPSVPINVLVYLLFFGALGAVALVPMLMARRSPHVTFSPEQIDIRLSDVVGIEPVKEEVVRSLNLFLAHKQFADTMGGTPRRGLLFEGAPGTGKTHLAKAMAREAGVPFLFVSGTSFQNMYYGATAWKIRAYFKALRKAARTEGGAIGFIEEIDAIAVARGGLGATAMPDVARMVSCCGGLEGLPSLYGQPATTVHPNITSEGVGGVVNELLVQMQSFDTPTGWQRLRAWGVDHVNPLLPASRQLHKPKPSPTNVLIIAATNRADNLDPALLRPGRFDRRLTFEPPDKAGRRELVDFFLARKAHHLELDEDEQRDQLASVTQGYTPVMIEHVFDEALVNAMRRGDEMMNRRDVERARLVEEVGMGQPVAYTDHEARLIATHESGHATVAWLVAPYRRLEVLTIIKRRSALGMLAHGDAADVYTRSRSELVHLIQIAMGGQCAEEIFFGDVSTGPGGDLLYATNVAAQMVGAAGMTDTLVSLGAVQGSAFNDTNLVGRVLADADGRRRVEDLLQQQKMVASSLLNANKHLVEALRDALLERHELVGREITAVLEAARDAHERRGSSTMAGLIDLRDAAPAQPASVAPAPPAAESE
- a CDS encoding chemotaxis protein CheW, coding for MQEAATVSDREPGDPGEPVEVVPDAIVVRLGVARYAVPMADVAEVVPVPAVTRVPGMPTWLAGVVNWRGHVLPVLDLRPVLGEPTSPLPTSARVVVLTRDGIEAGLLVELITGLLTPSQAAALPTPSTASTGAVELVHGVVDSGGPVSLLDAEAVLDLRRSLPSTRRS